GATCACCGCCCCGGCGAACGCGGCCGCCCGCCAGCCGCCCCGGCCGGCGAAGCCCAGCACGGTGCCGGCCGCCCAGATGGTCGGCAGGGTGGGCGCGCCCGCGTGGATCCGGGCCGGGGTGTCGATGATCCCGCTCATCACGATGCCGGTCACCGCGACCGTCAGGTCGGTGCCCAGCACCGGCCAGGTGCACCGCTGCGGCCCGGCGAACGCCCGGGTGGAGGCCAGCGTCCACAGGCTCAGCGCGCCCAGGAAGATCCAGCCGGAGACCGGGTGCAGGAACTCCCGGTACGCGGTGAGGTAGCGCAGCACCGCGTACGCCAGGGCGAGCACCCGGAAGTACCCGATGGCGCGCCACAGCGGCAGCTCCACCGACATCCCGCCGGCCACCACGGACGCCGCCAGCCCGGCCGGCGCCGGCCGGCCGGCCCCCTGCGGCGCGCGGCGCGCGGCCGCGGCGGGTCCGCGGTCCTCCGCCACCCCGACGGGTCTGTGGTCCTCCACCAGCCAAGCCCCCCTGTGACGGGCCGTCAGGCCCCGGCGTCCTTCGGCCCGTCCGCAGCCTTCTTCTCCTCGGCCTTCTTCTCGTCGGCCGTCTGCTCCTCGGCCTTCTTCTCCTCGGCCCCGGCCTCCGCCTTGGCGGCCTCCGCCTCGGCCTTCTCGGCCTTCTGCTGGGCCTTGCGGTCGGCGTCCGCGGCCTTCTTCTCCTCGGCGAGCTGCCGCTTGGCGGCGGTCGCGTAGATGTCCACGTACTCCTGGCCGGACAGCCGCATGATCTCGTACATCACCTCGTCGGTGACCGAGCGCAGGATGAACCTGTCGTTCTCCATGCCCTGGTAGCGGGAGAAGTCCAGCGGGCGGCCGATCCGGATGCCGGGCCGGACGCCGAAGTTGGGCATCACCTGGCCGGGCGGCTGCACCTTCTCGGTGTCGATCATCGCGACCGGGATCACCGGCGCGCCGGTGGCCAGCGCGACCCGGGCCAGGCCGCCGACCTTGCCGCGGTACAACTTGCCGTCGGGCGAGCGGGTGCCCTCCGGGTAGACGCCGAAGATCTCGCCCCGCTCGACCACCGCGATGCCGCTGCGGATCGCCGCCTCACCGGCGCCGCGGGCGCCCGAGCGGTCCACCGGCAGCTGGCCGACGCCCTTGAAGAACGCGGCGGTCAGCCGGCCCTTGATGCCGGGCGTGGTGAAGTACTCGGCCTTCGCGATGAAGGTCACCCGGCGCTTGAGCAGCGCCGGCAGGAAGAACGAGTCGGAGAACGAAAGGTGGTTGCTGGCGAGGATGGCCGGACCCTCGTCCGGAATGTTCTCCTCGCCCTCCATCCACGGCCGGAAGAAGATCCGCAGCAGCGGCGCGACGATCATCTTCATCAGTCGGTAGAACAACCGGAGCCTCCTGTGGTGCGGACCGGACGATCCTAATGCCCCCGTCTGCCGCCCGGTGCACCGGCGAACCGTCCGTCCGCGCACCGGGCCCCTGTACGGGGCATCCCGCCCGTGGGACCATCGAGCCACCCTCACCCTGCCCGCACCTCCAGGAGTGCCGCATGCCGCTGCTGCCGGGAGCCGAGCCGTACCGCCGAGCGGGCGGTCCGGTCGGTGTGCTGCTGATTCACGGTTTCACCGGTTCGCCCCAGTCCATGCGCCCGTGGGCCGAACACCTCGCCGAGGCCGGCCTGGCCGTCTCCGTCCCGCTGCTGCCCGGCCACGGCACCCGCTGGCAGGACCTCCAGCCCACCCGCTGGGAGGACTGGTACGCCACCGTCGAGACCGCCTTCGAGGAGCTCGCCGCCGAGTGCGAGCAGGTCTTCGTCTGCGCGCTCTCGATGGGCGGCTCGCTGGCCCTGCGGCTCGCCGCGCGGCACGGCGGCCGCGTCCGCGGACTGGTGCTCGTCAACCCGTCGGTGCGTTCCGACAACCCCGCGACGGTGTTTCTCCCACTGGTGCGCCACCTGCTCCCGTCCCTCCCCGGCGTGGCGGGCGACATCGCCCTGCCCGGCGCCGGCGAGGTCGGCTACGACCGCGTCCCGCTGCACGCCGCCTGGTCGCTGGCCCGGCTGTGGAGGGACGTCCAGGCGGGAATGCCGGCGGTCACCCAGCCGGTTCTGCTGATGCACAGTCCGCAGGACCACGTGGTCTCGCCGCGCAACTCGGCCATGGTGCTCGCCCGGATATCCTCGACCGATGTGACGGAGCTGCCGCTGGAGCGCAGCTTCCACGTGGCCACGCTGGACCACGACGCCGGTCTGGTCTTCGGGGCGAGCCTCGACTTCGTCCGGCGGCTGGCCCCGGCAGCGGCGGTCGACGCCGGGAACAACTCGGGCTGAAAGGCCGAATGTGAACGAGACCAGCAAGGCGAACGACGACGAGGACCTGCCCCGCGAGGACGCCGGGGCGCCCGGGCCGGCGGCCGCCGAGACCGCCGGGGCCGACTCCGCGCCCGCGGCCGCGCCGCGCCGTCCCGCCGCGGGCAGCCAGGCCGAGCAGGACGCGATCTTCGCCGCGCTGGTCGCCCAGTTCGACGACCCCGTCGACCTCACCGATCCGGCCTGGCCCGAGGTGGAGAACCTGCGGGCGCGCACCGAGCGGGAGCAGCACCCCCGCCCGACCGCGCCCACCACGACCAACGGCGGCCTGGGCGACTTCACCCCGCGTCCGGTCCCCCGTCCGGGCGACGGGCCGCGCGACTACGCTCCCGCCGAGGACCCGGACGAGGGCCACTTCGTGCCGCCGGAGCCCCCGCCGCTGCCCGCCGCCGACACCACCGCCAAGTTCGCCTGGCTGGCCGTGCTGGGCGGTCCCGCGCTGCTGCTGTTCGACGCCGTGGTCTGGCACGAGGTCTCCGGCTGGCCGGCCTGGGTCGGGCTGCTGTCCTTCCTCGGCGGCTTCGGCACCCTGGTCGCCCGGATGAAGGACCGCGACGAGGACGAGCCGGAGGACCCGAACGGCGGCGCCGTCGTCTGAACGACCGGGCCCCGGCCGGGGGTCGGCCGTCCGCCCCGCCCCCGGCCCGGCCGGGCTCGGTTCACTCCGCCGCGGTGCGCTCCGGCGCGGGGATCCGCAGCGTCGCCAGCACCGGCAGGTGGTCGGTGGCGGCGTGCAGGTCCGCCTCGCTGACGCCCGGCAGCGGGTAGGGCACGCCGCAGCCCAGCACCTCGACGTCCGGCGTGACGAACACCCCGTCGATCCGCTGGTAGGGCTGCTTCGGCACCGAGGTGTACGTCCCGCCCCAGGGCGCCTTGGCGTGCGCGTCGGTCAGCTCGGCCGCGAGCGCGCGCCAACCCGGGCCCTCGGGCGGCTCGTTGAAGTCTCCGGCGATCACGCCCAGCTCCCCCGGCCGCAGTTGGCCCCGCAGCAGGTCGAACTGCCTCAGCCGCTCGGCCGGTTCGAGGCTCAGGTGGCAGCTGGTCACCGAGAACGGCCGGCTCCCGCCGATCCGCAGCAGGGCGCTCGCGAACCCGCGCGCGTGCAGCCCGCGGGTCTTCGGCAGCAGCACGTCCCGCAGCTCCAGCAGGTCCACCCGCAGGTTGCCCAGCAGCAGCGGCCCCGCCGCCACCCGCCCGCCCCCGGCCAGGATCACCAGGCCCGTCCGGTGCGCCAGCCAGGCCGCCGCCTTCTCGGTCTTCCAGTACCGGGGCGACTCCTGCACGCAGACCACGTCCGGCTCGCAGGCCCGGATCACCCGGGCCACCGCGGCCCGGTCGTCCCGCAGCGACCGCACGTTGTAGCTCAGCACCCGCACCCGCCGTGCGCCGTCCGGCTCCGCCCCGGACGACGCCGGCGCAACCTCAGTGTCCGTCACCTGACCGACAGTAACAGGCGGCGCCGGGTGGATGGTTGCGGAAACGTGCGGACACCGGGCGCGAAGCGTGCACCCGGCACCGCGGCCCGGCGGCGGACGCCGCAGGGCCGCGGCGGGGGCGGTGGTCCGCCCTCCCGCCGCGGCCCTGCCGCGCGTTCCGGTGCCGGGGGCTAGATGCGGGCCAGGTCGGCCGCGCCCGCGATGCCCGCGGCCGAACCCATCGACGCCAGCACCACGTTGGCGCGGGGCCGGGCCGGGCCGCCGGTCAGGTACTGCTGGAAGCTCGCCGTGACCGGGTCGAGCAGCAGGTGGCCGGAGTCGGAGACGCCGCCGCCGAGGACGAAGACGCCCGGGTCGAACAGGGCGGCGAGGTCGGCCATGCCGCGGCCGAGCCAGTCGGCGAGTTCCGCGTAGCAGGACAGCGCCAGCGCGTCGCCCTCCTCGGCGGCCTCGGTGATGTGGATGCCGCGGATCGTCTCGGCGACGCCGTCGTTGAGTTCGAGCATCCGCTTGCCGGCGATCGGGTCGGCGGCGGCGCGCTCGCGGCCGTAGCGGCGCAGCGCGCGGCCGGAGCCGTACTGCTCCCAGCAGCCGTGGCCGCCGCAGCCGCACTCCAGGCCGTCGGGGACCATGTTCAGGTGGCCGATCTCGCCGGCCACGCCGAACCGGCCGCGGTGCAGCCGGCCGTCGAGGACGATGCCGCCGCCGAGGCCGGTGCCGACGGTGATCAGGACCATGTCCTCGTACGCGGCGGCGGCGCCGAACCGGAACTCGGCCCAGGCGGCGCAGTTGGCGTCGTTCTCGACGACGGTCTCCAGGCCGGTGAGTTCCTCGACCCGCTGCTTGAGGGGCTCGTTCTCCCAGGCGATGTTGGGCGCCATCAGGACGGTGGAGCGGTCCCGGCTGACGAACCCGGGCGCGCCGACGCCGACCGCGGTGACGTCGGGGTACTGCTCCTTCAACTCCCGTACGCCCTGGGCGATGGCGTCGACCGCCCACTGGGGGTCGGCCGGGGTCGGCACCCGGGTCTTGGCCAGAATCTCGCCGGACTCGTCGACCACGCCTGCTGCGATCTTGGTACCGCCGACGTCCACGCCGATGGTCAGAGCCATGTGTCCCTCAGCTATTCACTCGTTCCCGCTCAGCGGAACCGTACCCGCTGAGGGGCACCCACGTATACAGCCTGGCGTACATTATTCGAAGGCAATTCCAGACCCATTGGTCATGGTGCCTTCAGAAGTCATACCAACGGTACCGGTGAGTAGTTGGCCGGAAGCGCAGCGCGACCGCGCCGTTCGGCCGGATTGATTACTTGTCGGACGCCTCGGCAGGTCCGTCCAGGTCCACCCGCTCGGTCTCGGCGTGTTGGGGCGCGGACCAGTTCCGCTCGTGCCCGGCGACGGCGGCCCGGTAGGCGGCCAGCAGTTCGCCGCCGGCGGCGGCGAGGTGGCCGTACACCTCGGGGTTGGACTCGCGCAGCCGGCCGCCGACCTCCACGGCCTTGGCGCCCAGCGCGGTGGCGAACCGGCGCACCTCCTCGACCAGCGGCGCGAACTCCCCCGCCCCGTCCGGCCGTTCGGCGCCCTGCCCGGACCCCTGCTCCCCGTCCTGCTGCTGCCCCTGCTGCCGTTCCCGCCGCTGTTCCTGCTGCTGCTCGGTGCTCACCGCGCCACTCCTCATCCGTCCGTCCGTCCGGCCGTGCCGGCTGCCCGTGCGCCCCTGCTGCCGTGCGCCCCGGCTACCCGCGCGGCCAGAGCGCGGGGTCGGGCGCGAACCGCACCGACAGCACCCCGTCCGCCAGTCCGGCCCCGCTGACCGTGCAACGGCGCAGACCGGACGGGAGTGCCAGGACTCGCCGGTAACCTCCGACGCCGACCACCAACTCGTCGCCGCGGCGCAGCAGTTCCAGTTCGCCCCGGTCGGCGCCGGGCAGCGGCAGGTGCCAGACCAGCCGGTTCTCGGCGGCGAGCAGGTCCTCGACCCGGGGGTCGGCGGGCGCGGGCGGGTGCGGGGCCCCGGCGGCGTAGAGCCGTTCGGCCAGCGCCTCCAGGCCGCCGTCGGGCTGCCGGGCGACCAGCACCGGGACGTCGCCCAACTGTTCGGCGACGGCGTCGAGTTGCTCGTCCTGCCGGGCGGCCGTCGCGGCCAGCCAGGGGTCGGCGGAGCCGGCCGCGGCGGCGGGCAGCGCGCCGTGCGCGACCACCGCGTCCAGGGGGAGCCCGTGCAGGGCGAGTCCGGCCCGGATCCGGGCCAGCGCGCGGGGCGCGGGGCGGGCGGCGTCCAGCACCAGGCGGACGGTGGTGCCGGGGGCGGCGATCGCGGCGGCGGCCTCGGCGAGCGCGGCGGAGGCGGCGGCCCGGGCCTCGAACAGCCGGTCGGTGGGCATCGGGACGCCGGCCAGGCCCGCCAGCAGCGGGCGCAGCGCGCGGGCGGCCTGGCGCTGCTCGGGCAGCAGCCGGGCGAGGTAGCGCTCCAGTTGGGCGGGCAGCGCGAGGGTGCCGATCAGTTCGGCGGGCGGCGGGGCGGCGACCACCAGCACCTCGGCCTTGGCCCGGGGCAGCGCGCGCAGCAGGGCGAGGGCGCGGGTGCCGGGCAGCGGGGCGAGCTCCTCGGGGTCGAGCGGCTGGGCGCCGATCAGGTCGAGGGCGGGGGCGAGCCGGTCGCGGTAGCCGTCGAGGGCGGCCCGGAAGGCGGCCTGCTCGTCGAGCCGGACGGCGGCCAGGTGCGCTTCCAGGTCGACGGGTTCGGGGCCGAGCCGGACGCCGAGCAGGTCGTCGACGGCGCGGTGCGGGTCGTCGGCGGCCAGCAGCAGGGTGTCGCTGCCCCGGCGGGCGTGGTGCAGGGCGGTGGCGGCGGCGATCCGGCCGGATTCCGGGCCGCTGACCAGTACGGTGCGGGTGGCCACGGGCCCGGTCAGCCCTCCACGCGCTTCTTCAGTCCGGCCAGCGCCCGGTCGATGATGACCTTCTCGGCCTTGCGCTTGATCATGCCGAGCATCGGGATCTTGACGTCCACGGCAAGCTGGTAGGTGACCTCGGTGCCCTTGCCGGCGGGGGCGAGCGCGTACGAGCCGTCCAGGGCGCGCAGCATCTGGCTGCTGACCAGGGTCCAGCTGACCTCGCGGTCGCCGTCCCAGGTGTAGGCGAGGGTGTGCTCGTCGCGGATGGCGCCGGCGTCCAGCAGCAGCCGCACCTTGGCGGCGCGGCCGTCGGGGCCGGACTCCAGGACGTCGATCTCCTTGACCTCGCCGGTCCACTGCGGGTAGGCGGCGAAGTCGGCGATCACCGCCATGACCTCGGCCGGGGTGGCGTCGATGACAATGCTCGACCTGGTGTGCTCCGCCATTGCGGCCTCCGCGATCTCCCTGTGCTGCTGTGCGCCCAGCAGAGGCTATCGCGGGCGGGGCCGCACGCTTCCCGCGCGGGCACCTACCGGCGGGTCACCTCCGCACTGCCGTAGGGTTCGATCCGGTCCCCCCGCACTTCCGACCTGCGGTGTGACGATCGGAACACCGGGGCCGACCCCCCTGGCCGAACGCGCCTACCCGGCAGTAACGTCCAGTCGTCCCGCAGCGTCGCAGACGAGGAGCAGTCTTGCTCGACGAGTTCAGCCTTCCGGCCCGCTACCAGGTACCGAGCGACGGCAACCTCGCCGACCTGGTCCACCAGAACGCGGAGCGGCACCCGGGCGTCGCTGTGCTCAGCCGCAAGTCCGCCGGGCAGTGGCAGGACCTCACCGCCGCCCAGTTCCTCGCCGAGGTGCACGCCGTCGCCAAGGGCCTGGCCGCCTCCGGCATCGGCCCCGGCGACCGGGTCGCCGTGATGTCCCGCACCCGCTACGAGTGGACGCTGCTCGACTTCGCGATCTGGACCGCCGGCGCGATCACCGTCCCGGTGTACGAGACCTCCTCCGCCGAGCAGGTGCGGTGGATCCTCGGCGACTCCGGCGCGCTCGCCGTCGTCACCGAGACCGACGCCCACGCCGCCGTGGTCGAGGAGGTCCGCGACGGGCTGCCGGAGCTGAAGCACGCCTGGCAGATCGAGCGGGACGGCATCGCCGCCCTCACCCGGGCCGGCGCGGGCGTCGACGACGCGACGATCGCCGAGCGCCGCACCCTGGCCGGGCCGGACTCGATCGCCACCATCGTCTACACCTCCGGCACCACCGGCCGCCCCAAGGGCTGTCAGCTCACCCACGGCAACTTCCTCGCCGAACTGGGCAACGTCACCGCCCGGATGCCCGAGCTGTTCCGCACCGGCGAGTCCTCCGTCCTGCTGTTCCTGCCGCTGGCCCACGTGCTCGGCCGGATCGCCGAGATCGCCGCCGCCATCGCCCCGGTCAGGCTCGGCCACGTCTCCGACATCAAGAACGTCACCGAGGAGCTCGGCTCGTTCAAGCCGACCCTGATCCTCGGCGTCCCCCGGGTGTTCGAGAAGGTCTACAACACCGCCCGCGCCAAGGCCCAGGCCGACGGCAAGGGCGGCATCTTCGACCGCGCCGCCGACACCGCCGTCGCCTACAGCCGCGCCCTGGACGCCGGCCGCCCCTCGCTCGGCCTGCGGATCCGGCACGCGGTCTTCGACCGGCTGGTCTACGGCAAGCTGCGGGCCGCGCTCGGCGGCCGCTGCCGCTACGCCATCTCCGGCGGCGCCCCGCTCGGCGAGCGGCTCGGCCACTTCTACCGGGGCATCGGGTTCGTCGTCCTGGAGGGCTACGGCCTCACCGAGTCCTGCGCCGCGACCGCCTTCAACCCCCACGACAAGCCCAAGATCGGCACCGTCGGCCAGCCGCTGCCCGGCTCGGCGATCCGGATCGCCGCGGACGGCGAGGTCCTGCTCAAGGGCCCGCAGGTGTTCACCGGCTACTGGAACAACCCCGCCGCCACCGCCGACGCCCTGCGCGACGGCTGGTTCGCCACCGGGGACCTGGGCACCCTCGACGACGAGGGCTACCTGACCATCACCGGCCGCAAGAAGGAGATCATCGTCACCGCCGGCGGCAAGAACGTCGCCCCCGCCGTGATCGAGGACCGCATCCGGGCCCACGCGATCGTCGGCGAGGTCATGGTGGTCGGCGACCGCAAGCCCTTCATCGCCTGCCTGGTCACCGTCGACGACGAGTTCTTCCCGCGCTGGAAGGCGCTCAACGGCAAGCCCGCCGACGCCACCGTCGAGCAGCTGCGCGAGGACCCGGACCTGCTCGCGGCCGTCCAGGCCGCGGTGGACGACGGCAACCAGGCCGTCTCGCACGCCGAGGCCGTCAAGAAGTTCCGCCTCCTCACCACCACCTTCACCGAGGCCGGCGGCCACCTGACGCCCTCCCTCAAGCTCAAGCGCAACGTCGTCCTCAAGGACTTCGCCGCCGAGATCGAGGGCCTCTACACCCGGTAGGACCGAGTACACCCGGTAGGACCGGCCCGCGGGGCTGCGGCGGGGGTGCGTCAGCGCTCCTGCAGCAACCCCGTGAGCCGCTCCGCGAGCATGTCCCAGCGCCAGGCCCCGTGCACCCACTTCCGCCCGGCCTCGCCCATCTCGCGGCGCAGGTCCCCGTCGCCGAGCAGCCGCACCAGCCGCTGGGCGAGCAGCGACTCCCCGCCCCGGCCCGGCACCACGTATCCGGTCTCGCCCTCGCGGACCGCGTCCGGCGCCCCGCCGGAGTCCCCGGCGACGACCGGGAGGCCGGTCGCGGAGGCCTCCAGGTAGACGATGCCCAGGCCCTCGACGTCCAGGCCGCCGCGGCGGGTGCGGCAGGGCATCGCGAAGACGTCGCCGGCCCCGTAGTGGGCCGGGAGCTCCTCCCAGGGCACCGCGCCGGTGAAGACCACCGAGGAGCGCACGCCCACCGCGTCGACCAGCTTCTCCAGGTCGGCCCGGTACGGCCCGCCGCCGACGATCAGCAGCACCGCATCGGGCTGGACCGCCAGCACCTGCGGCAGCGCCCGGATCAGGGTGTCCTGCCCCTTGCGCGGCACCAGCCGGGAGACGCACACCACCACCGGCCGCCCGCTGAGCCCGAGCCGGGCCCGCACCGCGTCGCCGCCGGAGTCCGGCCGGAAGGTCGACTCGTCGACGCCGGGCGGCAGTTGGACCATCCGCCGGGCGGCGGCCGGCCCGACCGCCCGGGCGATCCGCGCGCGGGTGTACTCGCCGAGGTAGGTCAGCACGTCGGTGCCGGCCCCGATCCGGCGCAGCAGTTGGGCGGAGACCGGCAGCCCGGCCCAGGCCGCCTCGTGCCCGTGGGTCATGCCGAGCAGCCGCTCGGCGCCGGCCCGGCGCAGCGCGGGGGCCGCCAGTCCGAGCGGGGCGGCGGCGCCGAACCAGACCGAGGTGCAGCCCTCGGCGCGCAGGATCTCGGCGGCCCGGCGGGTGACCCGCGGGGTGGGGAGCATCATCCGGGTGCGGTCGCGGACGACCGGGAAGGGCTGGCGGGCGTCGAACTCGGCGACCTCGCGGCCGTCCCTCCACGTGGAGGCGTACACCACGACCGAGCCGGCGGGCTGCCGGACGGCCATGCTGTGGACGAACGTCTGGATGCCGCCCGGCCGGGGCGGGAAGTCGTTCGTGACGATGAGTGTCTTGTGCATGCCTCGGCTCGCTCGGTCGGGGGGTGCTCGGACTACCTGTGCACGGTCCGTACGATAGGTCACCGTGTCCGTCCACCGGGAACACGGCCCCGCAGCGCGGCGGGGTCCGGCCCGGGCCCCGCAAGGAGGGCTCGGACACGGTTCGGTGAAGGTTGGGACCGCCGTCGCAACCTTTCGGGCGGGGCGTCGGTCCTTCATACCGGTGGGACCCCGACGCGCCCGGTGTCCCGACGCGCACGCGACGACCTGAAGGAGCGCAGTGGAGTCAGCCCAGGCCGAGGAGGCCGGCGGCGCGGAGCCGGTGGCTCCGGCGTCCCCCGCCGGTGCCGCGCCGAGCCGCCGTCCGCTGTGGGCGCTGGCGGCCGGCTGGGTCGCGACCCGGACGCTGATCGTCCTGATGGTCGTCAACGTGGTGCGGATCGGCGACGTCAGCTCCGACATCTCGGTGATCTACCACAGCTGGTACGAGGTGCTGCGCACCGGCACCTTCCCGCTGGACGACGTGACCTGGCAGTACCCGCCGGGCGCGGCGCTGGTGATCCTGGCGCCGGGGCTGCTGCCCTGGTCGTACCTGGTGTCGTTCTTCGTGATCTGCGGCGTGGTGGACGCGGCCGCGATGGCGCTGCTGATGCGGGCCGGGGTCCGCCGGGGCCGCAGCTACCTGGGCGGCTGGTACTGGGTGGTGGGCGTGCCGCTGCTCGGGCCGACCGCGTACTGCCGCTACGACATCATCGTGACGGCGCTGGCCGTCGCGGGCCTGCTGGTGATGCTGCGGCGCCCGGCGCTGAGCGGGGTGCTGCTGGGCCTGGGCGGGCTGCTGAAGGTGTGGCCGCTGCTGGCGCTGATCGGCTCGCCGCGCGGGCGGCGGACCAGGCGGGTGTGGACCTCGGCGCTGGCGTTCGCGGCCGCGCTGGGCTTCCTGCTGACGGCGGGCATGAACGGGGCGTTCGAGTTCCTGAAGTTCCAGTCGGAGCGCGGCATCGAGATCGAGTCGGTGGGCGCGCTGCCGCTGCACTTCGCCCGGCTGGCCGGGTCCTGGCAGGGCACCGTGACGATGAACTACGGCTCGACGGAGTTCCTGGGGCCGTGGGTGCCGGTGATCTCCAAGGTGATGGTCGGGCTGTCGGTGGCGGGCTTCGGCTGGCTGCTGGTGTGGCGGCTGCGGGCGGCCCGCTGGACGTCGGCGACCACCTTCGACGCGGCGCTGTGCGCGCTGCTGATCTTCGTCACGACCAGCCGGGTGATCTCCCCGCAGTACATGATCTGGGTGGTCGGCCTGGTCGCGGTCTGCCTGACGGTGCGCGGCAGCAGCCAGCGGCCGGTGGCGCTGCCGGTGCTGGCGGCGTCGGTGCTGACCACGGTGGAGTTCCCGGTGATGTTCGGCGCGGTGAACCACAGCGAGCTGGGCGGGGTGCTGGTGCTGACCGCCCGCAACCTGCTGCTGGTGGTGTGCACGGTGCTCTCGGCGTACCGGCTGTGGCGCTCCACCCGGCGCCGGGAGGCGCTGACCACGGTGGTGCTGCCGGCCGAGCAGGTGGCCCCGCAGTACCCGGTGCGCCCGGGCATCGCCTACGAGCAGGACCTGCTGGACGACCTGACCCCGGCCGACCGGGGCTGACGCCGCCGACCTCCCGCCGCCCGGTTCTGCAAGTTTCTGAAACTCCTTGCAGGACCGGGCGGCGTGCTGCCACCATCGCCGGATGATCGACTACGACATCCTCATCGTCGGCGGCGTCGGCGTGGACACCATCGTGCGGGTGGACCGGCTGGAGGTCCCGCCGGGCCGGGACTCGGTGGGCGTCCCCGCGGTGCTGGACTACCCCGCGCACACCGGCAACGGCGTCGCCCTGGCCTGCCTGGCGCTCGGTCTGCGCACCAAGTTCGCCGACTTCCTCGGCGACGACCCGCAGGGCGCCCTGGTGCTGGCCGAGTACGCCCGCCGCGGCCTGGACTTCAGCCACCTGCCCGCCCCGGCCGGCACCCCGCGCAGCGTCAACCTGGTCGACCGGGACGGCCTGCGGTTCTCCTTCTACGACGCCCGGCACCCGGCGGACGCCCGGCTGCCGCGCGCGTTCTGGCTGCCGCTGCTGGAGCGCTCGGCGCACGTCCACCTGTCGATCACGAACGTCAACCGGGACATGTACCCGGACATCGAGCGCCTGGGCCGCAGCAGCTCCACCGACCTGCACGCCTGGGACGGCGCCGACGGGCACCACCTGCACTACGCCCTGCGCTCGGACGTGGTGTTCCTCTCCGCCGCGGGGCTGGACGGCCGCCCGGAGGCGGCGATGCGCGCGGTGCTGGAGCGCGGCCGGGCCGAGCTGGTGGTGGCCACCGCGGGCGCGGCCGGCGCCTTCCTGCTGACCCGCGCGGACGCCGCGCCCCGGCACTTCCCGGCGGTCGACCCGGGCGCGCCGGTGGTGGACAGCAACGGCGCGGGCGACGCCTTCGTCTCCGGCTTCCTGCACCACCGGCTGGCGGGCCGCCCGGTGGAGGAGTGCATGCGGGCCGGCGCGGCGGCCGGGGCGTACACCTGCACCGTCGCGGGCACCCACACCGCGTTCCTGGACGCGGCCGGCCTGGAGCGGGCGCTGGCCGGCTGAGGGCGCGGGCCGGTCGAGCGTGCGGGCCGGTCGAGTGTGCGGGCCGGCTCAGCGCGCGGGCCGCGCCGGGGCGCCGGATCACTCCCGGAGCCGGGCCACCTCGGCCGTCCAGGACTTGGTGAACTCCGCGACGCCGATCCCCAGTTGGGCCTTCATCGCGCGCTCCAGGCCGCCCTCGCCGAAGGCCCCGACGGTGCGGTAGAGCGCCACCAGCCGGTCCTGCCCGAAGGTGCGGGCGATCAGCTCGCAGGCCAGCCAGGCCAGCTCGTAGGCCTGGGCGATGCCCGCCGACCCGGCCGTGAACGCCGCGTCGGCGGGCAGCGCGGTCGGCACCCGGCCGGCCCGGACGTCCTTGGCCAGCTCCGGGGCGATCTGCCGGGCGGTGCGCCCGGAGTCCAGATAGCCGGTGTAGTCGGCGACGCCCTCGGAGAGCCACAGCGGCGTCCAGGCCTTGGTGTCGGCCCGGGTGGCGACGTGGGTGGCCTCGTGGGTGACCACCACCCGGCGGCCGAGGTCGCTGAGCTGCCGGTAGGCCTCGGGGTTGACCACGATCCGGTCGGCGGGGGTGTGCAGGGGGGCGCCGCCGACCGCCAGGGTGACCGCGGCTATGCCCTGGTAGGCGTCCGCGGAGACGTCCATCCGGCGGGCGAACTGCTGCTCGGTGAGCGGCAGTTCGAGCAGCAGCCGGGCCCCGGACGGGCCCCAGACCGCCTCCACCGCGGGCACCGCCCGGTCCGCGAGCCCGGCCAGGGCGGTCAGCTCGGCGCCCTCGCCCAGGCCCAGCACCAGGCTGCGCCGGCCCTCCACCGCCCGGACGGTGCCCAGGTCCCAGGGCGCGGCCGCGCCGGTCGGCGTCTCCCGGGCCACCCGCCAGCCGTCCGCCTCCCGCACCAGCTCGACCTGCCGCTCCA
The window above is part of the Kitasatospora sp. NA04385 genome. Proteins encoded here:
- a CDS encoding long-chain fatty acid--CoA ligase, yielding MLDEFSLPARYQVPSDGNLADLVHQNAERHPGVAVLSRKSAGQWQDLTAAQFLAEVHAVAKGLAASGIGPGDRVAVMSRTRYEWTLLDFAIWTAGAITVPVYETSSAEQVRWILGDSGALAVVTETDAHAAVVEEVRDGLPELKHAWQIERDGIAALTRAGAGVDDATIAERRTLAGPDSIATIVYTSGTTGRPKGCQLTHGNFLAELGNVTARMPELFRTGESSVLLFLPLAHVLGRIAEIAAAIAPVRLGHVSDIKNVTEELGSFKPTLILGVPRVFEKVYNTARAKAQADGKGGIFDRAADTAVAYSRALDAGRPSLGLRIRHAVFDRLVYGKLRAALGGRCRYAISGGAPLGERLGHFYRGIGFVVLEGYGLTESCAATAFNPHDKPKIGTVGQPLPGSAIRIAADGEVLLKGPQVFTGYWNNPAATADALRDGWFATGDLGTLDDEGYLTITGRKKEIIVTAGGKNVAPAVIEDRIRAHAIVGEVMVVGDRKPFIACLVTVDDEFFPRWKALNGKPADATVEQLREDPDLLAAVQAAVDDGNQAVSHAEAVKKFRLLTTTFTEAGGHLTPSLKLKRNVVLKDFAAEIEGLYTR
- a CDS encoding glycosyltransferase family 4 protein, with translation MHKTLIVTNDFPPRPGGIQTFVHSMAVRQPAGSVVVYASTWRDGREVAEFDARQPFPVVRDRTRMMLPTPRVTRRAAEILRAEGCTSVWFGAAAPLGLAAPALRRAGAERLLGMTHGHEAAWAGLPVSAQLLRRIGAGTDVLTYLGEYTRARIARAVGPAAARRMVQLPPGVDESTFRPDSGGDAVRARLGLSGRPVVVCVSRLVPRKGQDTLIRALPQVLAVQPDAVLLIVGGGPYRADLEKLVDAVGVRSSVVFTGAVPWEELPAHYGAGDVFAMPCRTRRGGLDVEGLGIVYLEASATGLPVVAGDSGGAPDAVREGETGYVVPGRGGESLLAQRLVRLLGDGDLRREMGEAGRKWVHGAWRWDMLAERLTGLLQER
- a CDS encoding glycosyltransferase 87 family protein; this encodes MESAQAEEAGGAEPVAPASPAGAAPSRRPLWALAAGWVATRTLIVLMVVNVVRIGDVSSDISVIYHSWYEVLRTGTFPLDDVTWQYPPGAALVILAPGLLPWSYLVSFFVICGVVDAAAMALLMRAGVRRGRSYLGGWYWVVGVPLLGPTAYCRYDIIVTALAVAGLLVMLRRPALSGVLLGLGGLLKVWPLLALIGSPRGRRTRRVWTSALAFAAALGFLLTAGMNGAFEFLKFQSERGIEIESVGALPLHFARLAGSWQGTVTMNYGSTEFLGPWVPVISKVMVGLSVAGFGWLLVWRLRAARWTSATTFDAALCALLIFVTTSRVISPQYMIWVVGLVAVCLTVRGSSQRPVALPVLAASVLTTVEFPVMFGAVNHSELGGVLVLTARNLLLVVCTVLSAYRLWRSTRRREALTTVVLPAEQVAPQYPVRPGIAYEQDLLDDLTPADRG
- a CDS encoding carbohydrate kinase family protein, whose protein sequence is MIDYDILIVGGVGVDTIVRVDRLEVPPGRDSVGVPAVLDYPAHTGNGVALACLALGLRTKFADFLGDDPQGALVLAEYARRGLDFSHLPAPAGTPRSVNLVDRDGLRFSFYDARHPADARLPRAFWLPLLERSAHVHLSITNVNRDMYPDIERLGRSSSTDLHAWDGADGHHLHYALRSDVVFLSAAGLDGRPEAAMRAVLERGRAELVVATAGAAGAFLLTRADAAPRHFPAVDPGAPVVDSNGAGDAFVSGFLHHRLAGRPVEECMRAGAAAGAYTCTVAGTHTAFLDAAGLERALAG